The Gillisia sp. Hel_I_86 genome has a segment encoding these proteins:
- a CDS encoding response regulator, which produces MDSITIFNDMYTGMLIKEFSDGIDCLTSMEYFFNAMDAIKYVNENPVDLILLDLQLPGFTELIQSLKKTPEAIIITSYLPSVYKAPGFPCQVEYLIKPFSKEKFDVVLNKVQRYKSRNNDFFPMGLAGKS; this is translated from the coding sequence ATGGATAGTATTACTATATTTAATGACATGTATACGGGAATGCTTATAAAGGAGTTTTCCGATGGTATTGATTGCCTAACCTCCATGGAATATTTTTTTAATGCTATGGATGCAATAAAATATGTGAATGAGAATCCAGTTGACCTTATTTTATTAGACCTTCAACTCCCTGGATTTACCGAATTGATTCAATCTTTAAAGAAAACTCCAGAGGCAATTATTATTACCTCATATTTGCCATCCGTTTATAAAGCACCTGGATTTCCTTGTCAAGTAGAGTATTTGATAAAGCCTTTTTCCAAGGAAAAATTCGATGTAGTACTAAATAAGGTTCAACGTTATAAGTCAAGAAATAATGATTTTTTTCCAATGGGACTTGCAGGGAAAAGTTAA
- a CDS encoding STAS domain-containing protein: MSVLNSTVRILEIKGKLYCGNVTETQQQIEYALEIFNNVIINLNSISSMDMSGIFMLYLLIIKAKEKKKKIVFHGLDNQVVKTAMSVAGVRRIFVGVA, from the coding sequence ATGTCTGTACTAAACTCTACTGTGCGAATATTAGAAATAAAGGGAAAACTTTATTGTGGAAATGTAACGGAAACTCAACAACAAATTGAATATGCTCTAGAGATATTCAATAACGTAATAATAAACCTAAATTCTATAAGCTCCATGGATATGTCCGGCATATTTATGCTGTACCTTCTTATTATAAAAGCTAAAGAAAAAAAGAAAAAAATTGTATTTCATGGTCTAGACAACCAAGTTGTTAAAACAGCAATGTCCGTTGCTGGAGTTAGAAGAATATTTGTTGGAGTGGCATAA
- a CDS encoding response regulator: MKMKLNILLIEDDFIEVMKMNRAITGLNLPHNIIEATNGEEAMEALQQTNQLPDIILLDLHMPKINGIEFLEMLKSNSDLRQIPVIILTTSGNHKDLMECYKIGISGYIVKPLKYEDYVEKIRVVFDYWTINELIKYK; encoded by the coding sequence ATGAAAATGAAATTAAATATTCTTCTTATTGAAGACGATTTCATAGAGGTTATGAAAATGAATAGGGCAATTACAGGCCTCAATTTACCACATAATATTATTGAAGCGACCAATGGAGAAGAAGCAATGGAGGCATTACAGCAAACCAATCAATTACCCGACATTATTTTACTGGATTTACATATGCCAAAAATAAATGGAATAGAGTTTCTAGAAATGTTAAAATCTAACTCAGACCTTAGACAGATTCCTGTAATCATCCTAACTACCTCTGGAAATCACAAAGATTTAATGGAATGTTATAAAATTGGGATATCAGGTTACATAGTTAAGCCCCTAAAATATGAGGATTATGTGGAAAAAATTAGAGTGGTCTTCGATTATTGGACAATAAATGAATTGATAAAATATAAATAA
- a CDS encoding sensor histidine kinase, giving the protein MKIVQAQKFNSKEWNCLTTANIELKNPWVFANWLLQDNVEMINLAGKEQFKLLLQNVEKMDAQIDGILNSPTIDQAVIDSYPVDLNILTKDIIQTLHIPEHINVTINKTLPIIKGDKFRFQQLFQNLIQNAIKSIDKPFGEIEIDVVEDGAFWIFSKKDSGRGIPQEYHTKIFQIFEKIENDQAATGIGLSIVKKIIDFYNGKLWLESKPNIGSTFFFTLPRNN; this is encoded by the coding sequence ATGAAAATAGTTCAAGCCCAAAAATTTAATAGTAAGGAATGGAATTGCCTAACCACTGCTAACATAGAACTAAAAAATCCCTGGGTTTTTGCCAACTGGTTACTTCAAGACAATGTTGAAATGATTAATTTAGCAGGTAAAGAACAGTTTAAGCTTTTATTGCAAAATGTTGAAAAAATGGATGCCCAAATAGATGGGATCTTAAATTCCCCTACAATAGACCAAGCCGTTATAGACAGCTATCCTGTAGATTTAAATATCTTAACCAAAGATATCATTCAAACACTCCATATTCCCGAACATATTAATGTTACTATAAATAAAACCTTACCTATTATTAAAGGAGACAAATTTAGGTTTCAGCAGTTATTCCAAAATTTAATTCAAAATGCGATAAAAAGTATTGATAAACCTTTTGGTGAAATAGAAATCGATGTAGTAGAAGATGGTGCATTTTGGATATTTTCCAAAAAAGATAGTGGTAGAGGAATACCTCAGGAGTATCATACAAAGATCTTTCAAATTTTTGAAAAAATAGAAAATGATCAAGCAGCAACTGGAATAGGACTTTCCATAGTGAAAAAAATCATAGATTTTTATAATGGAAAGTTATGGCTAGAGAGTAAGCCAAATATTGGAAGTACCTTTTTCTTTACCTTACCTAGAAATAATTAA
- the pta gene encoding phosphate acetyltransferase: MNKAIYIATTEPNSGKSIVSLGLMQSLLGKAARVGYFRPIIDDFEPGKIDNHINTVSTYFNLDIKFEDAYAYRRSDVIRKKNENKDDEIISKIIEKYKAIEERFDFVLVEGTSFTGEGSIIEFDINVLIAKNLGVPAIILATGTGKTLEELVGNLQMAFDSFKEKGVEVLSVIANKVEPKNVDLVVSELETYLPSEVIVSAIPLNPILANPSIKEIVDTLDAKVLFGETYINNQAGNFSVGAMQLRNYLIHLKENGLVITPGDRADIILGALQAHVSGNYPSISGIVLTGGLIPEDSIIKLIEGLSEIVPIISVKGGTFSVTNCIGNIKSQIYAQNTEKINTSINDFERYVKVDALVERLIRFKSNGITPRMFQYNLLKRAKYNKKHIVLPEGLDERVLRATKQLIDLDAVKITLLGDKNQIEEKMVLLDIALDLNRINIISPIESVHFEVYAKTLYELRKHKNVNLAMAKDLMEDVSYFGSMMVYMGDADGMVSGAIHTTQHTILPALQFIKTKPEASIVSSVFFMLLEDRVSVYGDCAINPNPTSEQLAEIAISSAATSLAFGIEPKIAMLSYSSGTSGVGEDVERVRKATEIVKNKRPDLKVEGPIQYDAAVDIKVGKLKLPNSEVAGQANVFIFPDLNTGNNTYKAVQRETKALAIGPIIQGLNKPVNDLSRGCTINDIFNTVIVTAIQAQDVQNKK; this comes from the coding sequence ATGAACAAAGCCATCTATATTGCCACGACAGAACCCAACAGTGGCAAGTCTATTGTCTCTCTGGGATTGATGCAATCGCTATTGGGAAAGGCAGCAAGGGTAGGCTATTTTAGGCCCATTATTGACGATTTCGAGCCAGGAAAAATAGACAACCACATCAACACCGTCTCCACCTATTTTAATTTGGATATAAAGTTTGAAGATGCTTATGCTTATAGAAGAAGCGACGTTATTCGAAAAAAAAATGAAAACAAAGACGATGAGATTATCAGTAAGATAATTGAAAAGTATAAAGCCATTGAAGAGCGTTTTGATTTTGTCCTGGTAGAAGGCACCAGTTTTACGGGCGAAGGGTCTATTATAGAATTCGACATAAATGTACTAATTGCGAAAAATTTAGGAGTTCCCGCAATTATACTGGCTACAGGCACTGGCAAAACATTGGAAGAACTTGTAGGGAACTTGCAAATGGCTTTTGATTCTTTTAAAGAGAAAGGTGTGGAAGTTTTGTCTGTAATTGCCAACAAAGTTGAACCAAAAAACGTAGATCTGGTGGTTTCTGAACTGGAAACATACTTGCCTTCCGAAGTAATTGTAAGTGCAATTCCGTTAAATCCTATATTGGCAAATCCTTCCATCAAGGAAATTGTGGACACCTTGGATGCCAAGGTGCTTTTTGGCGAAACTTATATCAACAATCAAGCTGGTAATTTTAGTGTAGGTGCTATGCAACTGCGCAACTATCTCATCCATTTAAAAGAAAATGGCCTGGTAATTACACCTGGCGATAGGGCAGATATTATCTTGGGAGCTCTGCAAGCGCATGTTTCAGGCAACTACCCATCTATATCGGGGATTGTACTTACGGGGGGATTGATACCTGAAGATTCAATCATCAAACTTATTGAAGGACTTTCGGAAATTGTTCCAATTATTTCGGTAAAAGGAGGAACATTTTCAGTTACCAATTGTATTGGGAACATAAAATCGCAGATTTATGCTCAAAATACAGAAAAAATAAATACCTCCATCAATGACTTTGAAAGGTATGTTAAGGTAGATGCGCTGGTTGAACGCCTCATAAGGTTTAAATCCAACGGGATTACGCCCAGAATGTTTCAGTACAACTTATTAAAAAGGGCAAAATATAACAAAAAGCACATTGTTTTGCCCGAAGGATTGGACGAACGTGTTTTAAGGGCAACCAAGCAGCTAATAGATTTGGATGCCGTAAAAATCACATTGCTTGGAGATAAAAACCAGATAGAAGAAAAAATGGTATTGCTCGATATTGCTTTGGATTTGAACCGTATTAATATTATTAGCCCCATTGAATCTGTTCATTTTGAAGTATATGCAAAAACCCTTTATGAACTTAGGAAACACAAAAACGTTAACCTTGCCATGGCTAAAGATTTAATGGAAGACGTTTCCTATTTTGGATCGATGATGGTGTATATGGGAGATGCAGATGGGATGGTTTCTGGAGCCATTCATACTACGCAGCACACTATTCTCCCAGCACTTCAATTTATAAAAACAAAACCCGAAGCTTCCATCGTTTCTTCAGTGTTTTTTATGCTTTTGGAGGATCGCGTTTCAGTATATGGGGATTGTGCCATCAATCCGAATCCTACATCAGAGCAATTAGCGGAAATTGCCATTTCATCTGCAGCTACCAGTTTGGCTTTTGGAATAGAACCTAAAATAGCAATGCTCTCTTATTCTTCTGGCACTTCGGGGGTTGGAGAAGATGTGGAGAGGGTGAGAAAAGCAACAGAAATAGTTAAAAACAAAAGACCAGATCTCAAAGTTGAAGGCCCTATTCAATATGATGCGGCGGTAGATATAAAAGTGGGTAAACTAAAACTTCCAAATTCTGAAGTAGCAGGACAAGCCAATGTATTTATTTTTCCAGACCTTAACACGGGAAACAATACTTACAAAGCGGTTCAAAGAGAAACCAAAGCATTGGCCATTGGGCCCATTATTCAAGGTTTGAACAAACCCGTTAACGATTTAAGCCGAGGCTGTACCATAAATGATATTTTTAATACCGTTATCGTAACGGCTATACAGGCACAAGACGTTCAAAATAAAAAATAA
- a CDS encoding Hpt domain-containing protein gives MKEQPTVTEINKICGDNLNYRERLILVIKNELISEVEVYKKNISMENYIECAENVHKLKHKISVLGLEKSYELAVLFEQDLRNSDLKRKNDFDKILKSMLIFTSQL, from the coding sequence ATGAAAGAACAACCTACCGTTACCGAGATAAATAAAATTTGCGGGGATAATTTAAATTATAGAGAAAGACTAATATTAGTAATCAAGAATGAACTGATCTCAGAAGTAGAGGTGTACAAAAAAAATATTTCTATGGAGAACTATATAGAATGTGCAGAAAACGTTCATAAATTGAAGCATAAAATTAGTGTGTTAGGCTTAGAGAAATCCTATGAGCTTGCCGTTCTTTTTGAGCAAGATCTAAGGAATTCTGACTTAAAAAGAAAAAACGATTTTGATAAAATCTTAAAATCGATGCTAATTTTTACTTCCCAACTTTAA
- a CDS encoding heme NO-binding domain-containing protein: protein MKGIVFTEFLEMVETLFGLETVDFIITESKLKSQGAYTSVGVYDFFEMQQLIIHLSEKTNISKEDLIYTYGCYFFNTLLRIHPDIFKHYSSPFTMLASVQDHIHVQVKKLYPGADLPTFEVIKFKDDYLEMIYHSNNAMYMFAKALMDKTFEHYDQDSNITYIKLKEDGTKVRFLIS from the coding sequence ATGAAAGGAATTGTTTTTACAGAATTTTTAGAAATGGTAGAAACCTTATTTGGTTTGGAAACCGTAGACTTTATAATTACCGAATCAAAATTAAAATCCCAAGGAGCATATACTTCTGTGGGAGTGTATGATTTTTTTGAAATGCAACAATTAATTATACATCTAAGTGAAAAAACAAATATTTCTAAAGAAGATTTAATTTATACCTATGGTTGTTATTTTTTTAATACCCTTTTAAGAATCCATCCAGATATATTTAAACATTACTCTTCGCCATTTACTATGCTTGCCTCCGTACAAGATCATATTCATGTTCAAGTTAAAAAACTCTATCCAGGTGCAGATCTTCCAACTTTTGAAGTTATAAAATTCAAGGATGATTATCTGGAAATGATTTATCATTCCAATAATGCCATGTACATGTTTGCCAAGGCATTAATGGATAAAACATTTGAACATTATGATCAGGATTCAAATATTACCTACATAAAATTAAAGGAAGATGGAACTAAAGTGAGATTTTTAATTTCATAA
- a CDS encoding DUF3324 domain-containing protein, translating into MRHVFFTSVLLLLIVNQSYSSVVIINGLTHVYSGSSGDQLQGEIILLNTTEFEQRVSFKLNDAIFSCDSDRFFSEKISHSQSSNTWFDGSLTDKVLAPKEKYVYRFSINIPKDPTLRGSFWTALMLDIEKPIKEERLTQNIDLDTKIRYAVGLLTNVNNYSEVNLDFQKLDLEQNTNTGGKSLFIKLINESLFIEGVKLSLEVYNQNGEKVLETSTKRNMVFPGFCKKYDIDISQLEKGDYECILIANARKEFVGTNVSLTIN; encoded by the coding sequence ATGAGACATGTATTTTTCACAAGTGTTTTATTATTACTAATTGTCAACCAAAGTTATTCAAGTGTGGTTATTATCAATGGATTGACCCATGTTTATTCAGGGTCTTCTGGAGATCAACTGCAGGGGGAGATTATTTTACTTAATACTACAGAATTTGAACAAAGAGTAAGTTTTAAACTTAATGATGCTATTTTTTCTTGTGATAGCGATCGCTTTTTCTCTGAAAAAATATCCCACAGTCAATCTTCAAATACATGGTTTGATGGAAGCCTTACGGATAAAGTATTGGCACCAAAAGAAAAATATGTATACAGATTCTCTATTAATATTCCTAAAGATCCAACATTAAGAGGTTCTTTCTGGACAGCATTAATGCTCGATATAGAAAAACCCATTAAAGAAGAGAGACTTACCCAAAACATAGATCTAGACACTAAAATAAGATATGCTGTAGGATTACTTACCAATGTAAACAATTACAGTGAGGTTAATTTAGATTTTCAAAAATTGGATCTGGAACAAAACACCAATACGGGTGGAAAAAGCCTTTTTATCAAACTAATAAATGAAAGTTTATTTATAGAAGGTGTAAAACTCTCTTTAGAAGTATACAATCAAAATGGAGAAAAAGTTCTGGAAACTAGTACGAAGAGAAATATGGTCTTCCCGGGGTTTTGTAAGAAATATGATATTGATATTTCACAGTTAGAAAAAGGTGACTATGAATGTATTCTAATAGCCAATGCTAGAAAGGAATTTGTAGGCACCAACGTTAGCTTAACGATAAATTAA
- a CDS encoding LytR/AlgR family response regulator transcription factor encodes MKCIIIDDEQMARVIIEDMILNTPELSLAGSFANAIEAMKFLNQNEVDLVFLDIHMPAFTGFDFIQTIKNPPKIILITSDKDFALTAFEYDFIMDYLVKPLSVERFNKAVQRTLSFNNMVLSNKIEPFEDETNKILYVNIDRRLIKIDIPSINIIEAKGDYILIKTEKKNYTVHSTLKKIEDKLPESIFLKVHRSYVINFLKIIDIEDNSVLIEKNVIPISRSNRAELMKRLNLL; translated from the coding sequence ATGAAATGTATTATTATAGATGACGAACAAATGGCCAGAGTAATTATTGAGGATATGATTTTGAATACTCCTGAATTATCTTTAGCGGGCAGTTTTGCCAATGCGATAGAAGCTATGAAGTTTTTGAACCAAAATGAGGTCGATCTTGTTTTCTTAGATATCCATATGCCAGCATTTACAGGATTTGATTTTATCCAAACCATAAAAAATCCACCAAAAATAATTCTTATCACATCCGATAAAGATTTTGCACTAACAGCATTTGAGTATGACTTTATAATGGATTATTTGGTAAAACCATTATCCGTAGAGCGATTCAATAAAGCGGTACAAAGAACGCTCTCTTTTAATAATATGGTACTATCAAATAAAATAGAACCTTTCGAAGATGAAACCAATAAGATCCTTTACGTTAACATAGACAGGAGGCTTATCAAAATTGACATTCCTTCTATAAATATAATTGAGGCTAAAGGTGATTATATATTGATTAAAACGGAAAAAAAGAATTATACCGTACATTCTACTTTAAAGAAAATTGAGGACAAGCTGCCCGAGAGTATATTTCTAAAAGTTCATAGATCTTACGTAATTAATTTTCTAAAAATTATTGACATTGAAGATAACAGCGTACTCATTGAAAAAAATGTTATTCCAATAAGCCGGTCCAACAGAGCTGAGTTAATGAAAAGGCTCAATTTGCTATAA
- a CDS encoding PAS domain S-box protein, with translation MDLTERNEILKRALNREKVARKEAEKILEAKSNELYSISNALTQSNNQLKELLDEKSSELEGVFVNIIDAYIVMDLTGNVIKMNEAAINLIGYNITLETINLFKLLKKGYKNYTIRAFKQLLELGSYSNYQAVIITKDLKEKIVQINACLIYNSEGKPIAAQGIARDITEETAIKEMVIAQQKQLKLIMDNSSIGISLSSQHQLGLLIANHALCNILEYSQEEFKNIRLQDLTHSKDKTEFEKFLRKLFIGEIDTFSLENRYITKTNKVIWAKTIVTAIRDEQGNIEYQVATIQDITKEKVAKEKLKESENRLSTLISNLQVGVLLENEHRKITLTNKQFCKMFSINASPNDLIGSDCSNAAENSKRFFKNPVSFVKRIKELLEKKEIVIGDELELVNGKIYERNYIPIYNNGAYKGHLWSYEDVTIQKNYKESLKAQKEKYSNIIANMKLGLMEIDTEGSIRYVNQNFCEISGFSEEELLNQKATSLMLLPEDQKRAQDIINKRNKGISDSYEITVRTKTNELRHWLLSGAPNYDVHGKVIGSIGIHLDITDQKKLELQKEELLKSLEQQNDQLNEYAHIVSHDLKSPLRNISALLTWTKEDLNEKLGKESLENLDLMQDQIEKMDYLIENILKYSSISNNIELSHDDIDLNNTIDNIIASIYIPKHIEIKIISKLPILKGDFTRLQQLFQNIISNAVNYIDKEKGLIEIDYLENESHYIFSIKDNGIGIAEKDHKKIFTIFKSLGNHDKSTGIGLSIVKKIVDLYKGDIWLESTLGKGTTFYFSLKK, from the coding sequence ATGGACTTGACCGAAAGAAATGAAATATTAAAAAGAGCTCTTAATCGAGAAAAGGTCGCTCGTAAAGAAGCGGAAAAAATACTTGAGGCAAAATCAAATGAACTTTATAGTATTTCCAATGCCTTGACCCAATCCAACAATCAACTAAAGGAATTACTTGATGAAAAATCATCTGAACTTGAAGGGGTTTTTGTAAATATTATAGATGCCTATATAGTAATGGATCTTACAGGGAATGTTATTAAAATGAATGAGGCTGCCATTAATTTAATAGGCTATAATATAACACTTGAAACTATTAACCTCTTTAAATTACTAAAGAAAGGTTATAAAAATTATACTATACGTGCATTTAAACAATTGCTGGAATTAGGATCTTATTCCAATTATCAAGCAGTTATTATCACCAAAGATCTAAAAGAAAAAATTGTCCAAATAAATGCATGTCTAATATATAATAGTGAGGGCAAACCAATAGCAGCACAAGGTATAGCAAGAGATATCACAGAAGAAACAGCCATTAAAGAGATGGTGATAGCTCAGCAAAAGCAGCTAAAATTAATTATGGATAATTCTTCAATCGGAATTTCCCTTTCCTCTCAGCATCAACTTGGATTGCTTATCGCCAACCATGCACTCTGTAACATACTTGAATATTCTCAGGAAGAATTTAAAAATATTAGGCTCCAAGATCTTACTCATTCCAAAGACAAAACGGAGTTTGAAAAATTCCTGAGAAAGTTATTTATCGGAGAAATAGATACATTTAGTTTAGAGAATAGATATATAACAAAAACCAATAAAGTCATATGGGCTAAAACAATTGTGACAGCAATTAGAGATGAACAGGGAAACATAGAATATCAAGTAGCTACTATACAAGATATCACCAAAGAAAAAGTAGCAAAAGAAAAATTAAAGGAGTCTGAAAACAGGCTTTCAACTTTAATTAGCAATCTACAAGTAGGTGTTTTACTGGAAAACGAGCATCGAAAAATAACCCTTACCAATAAACAATTCTGCAAGATGTTCTCCATTAATGCATCTCCAAATGATCTTATAGGAAGTGATTGTTCAAATGCAGCGGAAAACTCAAAGCGCTTCTTTAAAAATCCGGTATCATTTGTAAAGAGGATAAAAGAGTTGTTGGAGAAAAAGGAGATCGTTATTGGCGATGAACTTGAACTGGTAAATGGGAAAATTTATGAACGTAATTATATTCCTATATACAATAATGGTGCTTATAAAGGGCATTTATGGAGTTATGAAGATGTGACCATCCAGAAAAATTATAAAGAAAGTCTTAAAGCTCAAAAGGAAAAATATAGCAATATTATTGCTAATATGAAACTGGGCTTAATGGAAATTGATACTGAAGGCTCAATTCGGTATGTAAATCAAAACTTTTGTGAAATTAGTGGTTTTTCTGAAGAAGAATTGCTAAATCAAAAAGCTACCAGTTTAATGTTATTACCTGAAGATCAAAAAAGAGCTCAAGATATTATTAATAAACGTAATAAGGGAATTTCCGATTCTTATGAGATCACAGTTCGAACCAAAACCAATGAACTTAGGCATTGGCTATTAAGTGGCGCTCCAAATTATGATGTTCATGGGAAGGTAATAGGCTCTATAGGAATCCATCTTGATATTACCGATCAGAAAAAACTAGAATTGCAAAAAGAAGAACTATTAAAAAGTTTAGAACAACAAAATGATCAATTAAATGAGTATGCTCACATAGTTTCTCATGATTTAAAATCTCCATTAAGAAATATTTCTGCTCTTTTAACTTGGACAAAAGAAGACTTGAATGAAAAACTAGGAAAGGAAAGCTTGGAAAATCTTGATTTAATGCAAGACCAAATAGAAAAAATGGATTACTTGATAGAAAATATTTTAAAATATTCCAGCATTTCCAATAATATAGAACTCTCACATGATGATATCGACTTAAATAACACCATAGATAATATTATAGCTTCTATATATATTCCAAAGCATATTGAAATTAAAATCATTTCAAAACTGCCAATCCTTAAAGGAGATTTTACAAGGCTGCAACAACTATTTCAAAATATAATTAGCAATGCGGTAAATTATATTGATAAGGAAAAAGGGCTAATCGAGATAGATTATTTAGAAAATGAATCTCATTATATTTTTTCGATAAAAGACAACGGAATTGGAATTGCAGAAAAGGATCATAAAAAGATCTTTACGATATTTAAATCATTAGGGAATCACGATAAATCCACAGGTATAGGATTAAGTATAGTTAAGAAGATTGTCGATTTATATAAAGGTGATATTTGGTTGGAAAGCACGCTAGGAAAAGGAACCACATTCTACTTCAGTTTAAAAAAATAG